AGGTTATATATAAATTGGTTTGAAAGTATCAAATGAATCGGAGAAATTCTACGGTACTTTTGTATTTTCGCtcttgtaaacaaattttcaaacttCACAGCCGATCTGAGACGGGTTAACTAAGTTCGATTATACTATGTAATTATTTTCCAGAATGTATTTTTAGGTTTGAAGAAACTTtgctttttttcctttttcagcAGGCTGTTTATTTTCCCCAcacgattttaaaaaatataggggAACTAAACATTTGTATCATCTCTCAGCTGTCATGACATGTCATCTGTCAAAATGTGTTGAAATAATAAATCTCAAAACTCAAGTATTAAAGTatgttcaataataaaaaaatacaaataataaaactaaaaaaacttacCAATCGTGATATTTCATTTTTGGCAGATTTTTGTATTTGAGTCAATCGGATTTCATAAGAATCTTTTAATTCGCGTATATCAGCTGCTTTACGTCTATCAGCGTCGCAATTAATCTGTAAAAAGTCATTACAACGCAAATTGGTTTCAAATGATTGACTTGAATTCCCACATTAATGCAATTTAATTTGGGGGGAATGAGGACGTACACAAAcacttgttaaattttaaatttcaaaagaacggccaaattcagtttttaacttacatacatgcaAAATTAGttgaaaacaatttacaatagctttggaaaatattaatattagtaGTGAggcaagatttttatttattatagttAACTTATATTCAACTTAAGCAAGAAAAGGAAACAAACACTCCCTCTTTCCAAACACACAACTGATCCTGATAATGTCATTTGCCAGTGAAATATTACAAAGAAAGCAACATGTTGTTGCCTACAAAATGTgagtgagagagagagagagtaagtgaaaattgaatttttttaatggaaacaaacaaacttgaaaagaaaacaaaagtaaattcattaataaaattaatgattGGCAACCAGTGATAAGAGCGGCCAATGATGGTTTATACACTTTGAATGATAGCTGGTCATTACCGTGTCATCATCCCTTTTTATTGCTATAAAACATTGAGGACTCTGCATTATGAAAACAGTTGCGGTTGTTTAATTATAGTGAAAATGTGGCGGTATTATTTGGTCGCTGTTATCATCTGCTGTGACACTTCCTTGAGTGCTGCGAACAGTACTGGCGACGGCAGTCTTACGATACCCTCTCACTTTAAGAGCAAAGTAAAGCTAATTGACTACACGAGCCGCATATTTTGCAATTCTCAAGTGAAAGTGGTAAAtgtttatttcgaaaatgaaacTTCATTAAGTTATCCTGGACAAATATTAAAAGTGCTTAATGATTGTGGCGTTTCGCATATTTCCTTTAGGTAAGTAAGTTATGAAACATGCAGATGCACTCTGGTTTTGAATGGAAATTCCCAATGCACAAATTATtgcttatgaattttaaaggaatttgtgaaaacaaaagatttaaaactaaatttcgaaTACAAAATTCTATCAACATTGTTTAGATGCATGTTGCTAGAAAATccataacaacaatttttaaaacactAGAGTGAATTATCAAATTGTTACAATTATAATTTCAAAGGATAACAGTTCCAGGAAAAATGTATCAAATTCAGAAATAGTATTGAAGAAGCTTTGCACAGTACACTATGTCCGAAAAACCCAGAGTAGCGACAATAACTATTTCCCGACAAGCTAGCCTTCTTGGTAGATACATTTATATAAACCatagacaaaattatgaaagtaTTGTCAGTTATAACGTGGGGCTCCCATATGAACTTTCCTTTTGCAAAAGCAGCATTAAATCGTATGTTTGCaattatttgtggaaataaatctgtaacttatgaacttttaataaacatttgagTTAAGACTTTAAAACATCAGGAGAGCGGTCATAGGAAATTTtgtcttcttttaaaaaatgtataaaatttttaagaattcaaGAATTCATAGaagaatttttacaaaattaaggaaattttttttataattataatttttaaaattccataaaCTGTTGAAATTTTTGATCACAATGCTAAcgtaaagaaattaaattttctattaagaaaCCCAcaatttccaaacaaaaaaaatcccaaaaatgggattttttagatttttggctcTACCAATTTGATAACAAAGTTGGAGCTATAAATCCCCTTTGCTTAATATTAAAAcacatattgggacatacaaaagcaggttttcattttttgaaagcagctatgcgattaggCTCTGGACACcacctaaaaaaaatgttacctTTCAGCGAAATTTTTCCCacttttatcttttattttgaaacatttgtacaatatgtgttcAAGATTTTCGTGAGTACCTGCCGCAAAGGCCCAAACTCAAGGTGCTCCCAACACCGGATAGAAGTCAATGCGTCTATCACCGCCAATGCATGActtaatgtacatacattttgCAACTTTTCTCGAGCTATCTCATCTCTGTCTCAATCTCACAGTTCAGCTAGTCAACAAGATAGGAGACAATTGCCAGACTAAGCCACGCACGCTCTGAACCTATAACCCCAAACCGCTACTGTCAAGGTGCGCCCGAGCTACTTGATAAGACTCAAGTCAGCtgcgaatttaaaaatattaaattctaccCAGAAAAGAGGCCCGTGCACCTCGGAGTATCGGTTTCACTCTATATTTACCCTTGAAGCATAACATCAAAGTGTGGAGTGTTACTAAGATGTCCAAACATGACCCAAGGGGTAAACGCTgtgacatttgtacaatataaatttattaaaagtattggctattgttagttacagtgtagccagatgtggggatttgtccccaatttggggatttcaagaacagaatttcgtggggagggatttggggattttaacaaaatttggggatttacatccatttttggggattttacatttttagacattagcggtattcacaatgtagagtacttggcctagtaataaagcagaagagctatttattgacaaacatttcaatttctaatctattttgttttatattttaaataatcatattttatttctttcatttcttcagaatttgatgaaaaacacaaaaattttagatttttcgtttCCAGGACACtactttgataataaaaaaattaaaaaaggatttcatcaaaagttcacagatattaaattgttttaaattcttgctaAACACAGAAAGCTGAATCATTCTCTAGGAGCCAATTTtggacttcgtatttaaatgttaattacactgtgcgaaagtgaaaaaaatttcaaaaaatttcagaaacatcctcaaattcagaatttattctaaaaaaaaagttttcaatcaTGTTCGTCCACTTATCGTCGACCTGTAacttaagctggccacacacggttgatttgtgattatgatttgttcgtgttcgacaTCTTGTTACCTGTTAATGGGGATGTGCGCGAtaaaaatcacaagtaattgaaaattttcaatcacaaatcaggcgaacaaatcattccgtgtggGCCAGctttagtcagtttttgtccgactttatatttttcaacgggtttggaaagaaaactgattacgtttTAAAATACCGTGCatcttttgatacatttgtaagttataagtattgtttttgttaagaatatctaaaaaaaaaaaacaaaatttgattttaatagcaTTTCAATACTTATACCAAtgcattgatatacatttttattgcaatatataaagaaaatttagttcttaatatgtcttctgtatatgtatataactatttgtgttgaattttatttgagtttgaaatatttttaagaaatctatattcattaaaatgattttcggaagtgggcattatatggtaaATTTCGTATGTTATTATGCCAGATTGCAACTTTagtttgttaaactcaacatagtaaaatttagtattaacaatataatttaatttttttatggtgacaaaattggagatttaaattttgaaatggggattttttgggGACATCGACTTTCAGATTGGGGACATAAGGTAAACTTTttctggcaacactggttagttatgacattttcccaactttccgagccaaaagaactgcttatcttttgaggacaagaacgaatcaagccaatttcggatactctgttccaaattaaaacgtatcccagagagaccgTTGCGCatctatcgaaacaaatagtggtCGGAAGGggcaaggtctgaactataaagcgggtgaggcaaaactagccaactacttcattctaaatattttttaacaggtattgcaacatgtggtcgagaGTTATAATGATGTAATATTACGATGTCATGTTTGCcctcatattctgggcatttgtcggccaatgctctcttcaaacgaatcagttgcgttcggtacaggttccctgtgatggtctggatagatttcagcagctcataatggaTAGGAccctttgctcccaccaaatacacagcattaccttagcgccatggatatttggctttggtgtcgattcggctggttggccgagcttcacatagGATCTACTATGCTTCGGGTAATCGTAATGGAtcgatttttcattgcaagtaatgatttggtgcaaaaattaatttcttttatagcgttcaagcctcatttcggacatgcaaaatgtATGGTACGAATGGTAACCAATTTtcctgattttggatgaatcctgctgctcgcaaacgttttgaaattgcttgttgagtttgactgcaattttcatggagtaatgccttcaatgcTTGgtcttcaatttattttttggctggcctaggcgatatttgtcttccttgTTAAATCACCACTTCCGAACCGCACAAAACATCTTTCGCACGTTAAAACCGGTATTTACCATAATCTTTGGTTAGGATACGAtgtgcttcagctgcacttttttcaaattacagaagtaaagcaaaatttcccgcACATGACGCCTTGTTAGCACAagattcgacattttcgaagcaaaaaaaacattgttgtttacactataatgttcaataactaagtgagaataaatgacagaaatgatcccttcaaaatgacattaaggtcttataaacaaaaaatgcgTTCAAAATGATGACGTATCATCTAttttaaatcccgcatttttaattcatgcacccaataaaaaaatatatttttatatagaaaaaagctTCTTTTTTTAAGCAATGACTTTTAttagaaaagctttttataaaaattttgaataatgctctctttttttgtagaaaaccaatttttttaaaaaactcaatttatgAAAAAGCTCTAtgctattattatttatttatatttaaaaaaaacctcctttttgtagaaaaacccttattttttaaacaatgcgtttaaaatgttattattaaaaacatacacCCTaaccaaaaaagaaattttaaagttaatttttgtaaagtcgtttattttaaaatagaacttttgtttttttcgtaccataagaaatatttaaaaaaaaaactttcaaaacttttaatagtcaactttatggatataaaatcgactttagggcttttgtagttaggctgaacgttttaaattatatttgcaatttgttttctggtacgaaatttaaaataatagtcaactttatggacttttGTGGCTAGGGTGatacatttatgaaaaaaatatttttattacaaaagctCTACTTATGAATAAAGctacttttatgaaaaaaaaaacattttatgaaaaaacattttccaaaaaaataattgtataaaagaagcaatttcaagattttgaaaaaaactctattttatgtaaaaatagcaattattataaaaaagctcgtttattgaaaaacatgtatttatgaaaaagtagagcttttttatataaaaactttaaaaaataagtattatttaagaaaaatatagaaaaaccgtatttttattaaaaagctctttttattataaaaacatttatatttgttgcacaaaaaagcaaacaattgtttaattcattttcgttttttaattatgtaaattattaaaactaacaTTCAATCTCTTTCCCTTCTTTTCCAGAAACAAATTCCGAACAGCACCCCTGGAAATCCTTAAAGACGATGGCATTGTCATGTATTTAATAATGGTTTTACGTGACATCTCGCAAAGTGTTAAGCTAAATTTCATACGCAGAAGATCGGCCTCCAAACATTTAACCTTCATCATCTTAATGATAGAGGATCCGCTGTCCGTAACAGAGAAGTGGCTGTACAGTGTCTTTGAAAACTTTTGGAATATGCGTATTCTGAATGTGGCCGTCATCTATTATCATGCAgagaaattaaacatttatcgtTATGATCCTTTTCTGCACAGGCTCTTTCCGCAAACAGCTACGGATCACCGACATCATAATCTAACAATAAGAGACATTTTCCCACGAACCCTATTGAATATGAGAGGAAAGCCATTGCGCATGTGCATGTATGAAGATGGCATACGTTCTATGTATGATAAGCGTGGCGTGTTAATGGGATCGGATGGTCTGATGTCCAGTTATTTGGCGGAACGTTTAAATGCTACACGCATTATTAATTGGGTGAAACCTTATGGCAATGCCTCGATCAGTAGAGATATCTGCTTTAGAGAAATTGTAGAGGAAATAGATGATGTTGCATTAAATATTAGATTCTTATCGTTGGAATCTTTCTACAAGAGAGCTGAGTATACTGTTGTTCACAGTCGTGATGATTTGTGTGTCATGGTGCCGAAAGCTAAAATAGCTTCCTCATTTTGGAATCTATTTCGCTCATTTAATATGGGAGTTTGGTTTTTGATTCTAACTACTTTAATATTTGCCTGTGGATTTTGTCTATTTAATTATCGTAAAATATGCTCCAATAGTATGGTTATATTGCAGCTGTATGCCTGCATAATGGCGATGCCATTTCTGAAGCTATACCGACCGACCTCATTACGTATCTTCTTTTGTGTTTGGCTGGTGTTTGGCATGCTGATATCGGCTGCTTTTAAAGGCAACCTCACGGGCAACTTGGTGGATCGTCAATATCTACCCGATGTTAATACCATCAAGGACTTGGCCGAGTCACCCTATCCAGTGGCTCTAGTGCCACGTCATCTTAAACACATGCACCGCTACATAGACTCTAAGAATATGTATGGAGTCCTATTGAAAGACAAACTGGTAGAGGTACCCGATTTacaatttcattatttgataaaaactaacaatttgTCCTACGCCTATTTGCTTAAGTATCATGTATCCGTATTTCGTGTAAACTCAAGAAAGCACTCCAAAAAGGGTCGACCACTTTTCCATGTTATGAAGCAGTGTATTGTTCCATTTCATGCTGTTTATATTGTTCCCTATGGATCACCATATTTGGGTTTTATTAATACGTTGATGCGTAAGGCCCTGGAATTTGGTTTAATCAACTATTGGGACCGTTTGATGAATGCAGCTTTTCGCAGCTCAAGAAGAAGTATTGCACGAAATAGACGTAATGACGACGATGAGCCTGTAGTTCTCAAGTTGTATCATTATCAGGCggtattttgttttctgtttgtgGGTTTGGCCATGTCAACGGCATGTTTTCTTTTTGAAGTCTTGAGCACGCAGGAGTTTAGACAGAAATTTAGAagtttttatgcatttttaaacTTAGAGCTTTAATTTAGGGGAATAAATGGTTTTAAAAGCCTTGATAAAGATGATCTGGAAATATGTTTGACTTTTAagctttaaattaaactttttaattgaatttcaaaCTTATTTTTCTGACTTAAAAGCTTTTAGACAGGCAATGCATTCAATTAATGATCTAGAACAGTTACGTCCACGCATACATCGCATATTTGAGTTTGTGTTAACAGCTTTGaaagctcttttttaaaagtacaaagtACATAGCGTATCGTGGTTTGTTTGCAAAATAAGCAGCAACCATTGTTGTCTGATTGCTTGTAGAACTCTTGTCGGTGTGAAAGCACAAAAGCTCTTTTGTAAAAGCTCGCACATTGTGCATATGAACTGTACATAACTGATCTGGAACATTTAAGCTTCATAAAAAGCACATAacagctttttttttaatttaaacattttaaacaattttaatttctattttcttaataaacaatttcaaCGAAACATTCCCAAAAgctcaacaacaaaacaaacatgcttttaaacaaaaacaaaacttttaaaattttacaaaaaaaacttaccaCTTTCTTTTCCTCTAAAGCTTTATTAGCTTCTTTTAGGGTACTTATTTCATTGGTCAGTCTTTGTATTTCATAGTTGACCAGGCCACCCATGGCAGCCTGTGGCAAGTTGTCATTATTTGTGCTGGCTGTATCACATTTCTTATTAGCACCAGCCTTCTTTAAAAGCTCTACAGCATTTTGCAGCTTTTTCACTTCAGTTTTCCATTTACGTGCTTCAGATTCATTTTGGGCTCTAAAaagtaataattgaaataaagtttagaatttcatttatttaataaaaaaaaaaatcttacctTAAAACTCGTACAGCTCCTTTTTCGGTAGTTAAACTCGATTTAAGTTCATTGATTTCCAAACGCAGCTGCTCTGTGAGAGCATTAAGCTTTTGTATGGTCTGAACATTTTCCTGAAGTTTGCGTTTAAGTCTAGGTGGAGGATTTACCAATGCCTTGGATTCTGTGTTAGTTTGTTTGGAGGAGGGTGGCAAGGGTGGTTTGCCGGCCAGTCTTTCTGTTCTAGAGGGTACTGGAGTGGCGGTGGGATTAACAGTTGTGGCTGTAGTAGATGcagaattttgtatattttctttGATATGTAGTCTACCTCTACAGTTCAACTGCATGCCCTCGATGCGTGTTCTCTTCTCCTGATTCACAGAATCCGTGACTGAAGTTAGGGAAGCTGATAAAGTTTTCTTacgtttaagtttatttttgggTGAACAAACTTCTTGCCACTCATCTGTGGGTGTTTTCAAAATGGGCTTTAAGAGCTTTGTGTTGTTAGAGCTTTCATTGTTAGCTCTCTTAATGGGCTGTTGATTGGTTAGATCATTAAACTTTTGCTGTTTTTGCTTAACCATTCTGTAGCTGTCGGTTATGTTCTCTGCCAGCCTAGTCACTAGAAGTACTTCACCCCTATTGGGCATGTGGGGTGAAGttgtttttgtcatatttaCAGGTTGTTTATCTAACGATATGCTAGAGGTCGTTTTGGTCATTTTATCTGCCatttttcatatgtatataattcatACAACTTCTTGGGGGATTGTATGAAGTTCGTTTgacaatttcattaatttttcattcaagaATAGGTCCGACCTTTCTTTCTTTCTCTCTTAAGTTAGCGAAAGTAATCtcttatttttctttagtttcttTTAAAACGTATTATGTGTGTACGTTTAAATGTGCAATAAAACGTAAAAAGCTTTTGTTATACAATGTGATTTTAAAAGTGAGagcttaattttaaaataattcgtacttttttttccaataaatagGTGGTTAAAGgtacttttgttttgtttctgcGGGTGTAATTTAAGCTTTTCTCTATTTAGTTTTAGGGTATTATTATTGTCTTTGCTATTTCTTCTTTAAtgtaaaaaagaatttatagcaatggttgttgttattgtagtattatgtatgtatttaaaaaaaaaaatataaacaaaataaatgttgtaaaatattattataattcagcttggttttattttgtattttcctTTCAACATTTACTATTTCCGGTATGGCACTTCGTTGGATTCATTTATGGCGTTTAACTGAAAAGATAAAAAGCA
The nucleotide sequence above comes from Calliphora vicina chromosome 1, idCalVici1.1, whole genome shotgun sequence. Encoded proteins:
- the Ir85a gene encoding uncharacterized protein Ir85a — its product is MYLIMVLRDISQSVKLNFIRRRSASKHLTFIILMIEDPLSVTEKWLYSVFENFWNMRILNVAVIYYHAEKLNIYRYDPFLHRLFPQTATDHRHHNLTIRDIFPRTLLNMRGKPLRMCMYEDGIRSMYDKRGVLMGSDGLMSSYLAERLNATRIINWVKPYGNASISRDICFREIVEEIDDVALNIRFLSLESFYKRAEYTVVHSRDDLCVMVPKAKIASSFWNLFRSFNMGVWFLILTTLIFACGFCLFNYRKICSNSMVILQLYACIMAMPFLKLYRPTSLRIFFCVWLVFGMLISAAFKGNLTGNLVDRQYLPDVNTIKDLAESPYPVALVPRHLKHMHRYIDSKNMYGVLLKDKLVEVPDLQFHYLIKTNNLSYAYLLKYHVSVFRVNSRKHSKKGRPLFHVMKQCIVPFHAVYIVPYGSPYLGFINTLMRKALEFGLINYWDRLMNAAFRSSRRSIARNRRNDDDEPVVLKLYHYQAVFCFLFVGLAMSTACFLFEVLSTQEFRQKFRSFYAFLNLEL